TCGTATAGATGGCAAAGCCTCTATACTCTGACCTGGCCCTGAGGGCCAGGGTTTCTACGATGGACTAAAATCCTTTATACTGTCCGGATAAGAAAAATCAAGAGCCAGAAGATAGCCACCTCTTTTCAGGGATTGAAAAGCCTTCTCAACGACTTTTTGTCGATCCTCCGTTAGGATTTCGTGAAGCGTGACCACCATGCTGATCATATCGAACTCATCTTTGTAAGGCAATTGCTCCCCACCGATATCTTCTACGCTGACCCGTTCTTCCAATCAAAGCTTGGAAATTGCTGCTTTAGTAATTCAATGGTTTCCTTTGTCAGCATTTCCACCTCCATCCAATAAAGATTTTATCAACCCTATTCGATAGTCATATTAGGGCATTTCCATCCCCATAGTTGCCATTGCCTCGTCGATTTTCGAATATATCTCTATGGTGTACTCAAACCCTTTTATGCCGATAAACATTGCCATCATTTTTACGGCGCGGCTATAAGCTGCATCTAGTTTTCCGTCTTTTACTTCAGATATGGAGAAGGATTTTACC
This sequence is a window from Deltaproteobacteria bacterium. Protein-coding genes within it:
- a CDS encoding methyltransferase domain-containing protein: MEERVSVEDIGGEQLPYKDEFDMISMVVTLHEILTEDRQKVVEKAFQSLKRGGYLLALDFSYPDSIKDFSPS